A genomic region of Cydia amplana chromosome 5, ilCydAmpl1.1, whole genome shotgun sequence contains the following coding sequences:
- the LOC134647948 gene encoding homocysteine S-methyltransferase-like, which yields MTPTNGELVEPPEVVVLDGGFSSQLSCHVGHVIDGDPLWSARFLHTNPEEVVNAHLDFLRAGADLIITNTYQASIGGFVEHLGVNEEQAYALIERAVELAKRARTLYLEEFQNFLQNDHVPLVVGSVGPYGAHLHDGSEYDGSYADTTSVETMREWHRPRIQALVDAGVDLLALETIPCQEEAEMLCELLREYPHMKAWLAFSCKDNQSIAHGESFQKVAKKCWETNPDQLVAVGVNCCAPSYVKNLLKGFNDDRPHAPIPLIVYPNSGEKYNPEIGWIDRDKCEAVEVFIQDWLDLGARYVGGCCRTYAADVTRIRNQVGKWRERYRFQNFQPETASEHVS from the exons ATGACTCCAACGAACGGTGAGCTGGTTGAGCCGCCGGAGGTGGTGGTGCTGGATGGGGGCTTCTCGTCGCAGCTGTCGTGCCACGTGGGCCACGTCATCGACGGGGACCCGCTCTGGAGCGCCCGCTTCCTCCACACCAACCCCGAAGAAGTCGTTAACGCGCATTTGGACTTTTTGAGAG CTGGAGCGGATCTGATAATCACAAACACGTACCAGGCGTCAATAGGCGGTTTCGTGGAGCATTTGGGCGTTAACGAGGAGCAGGCGTACGCGCTGATAGAGCGCGCCGTCGAGCTCGCCAAACGTGCCCGCACACTCTACCTCGAGGAATTCCAAAACTTCTTGCAAAATG ATCACGTGCCGCTGGTAGTGGGGTCCGTCGGCCCTTACGGGGCCCATTTACACGACGGCTCCGAGTACGACGGCAGCTACGCGGACACAACATCAGTGGAG ACAATGCGCGAATGGCACCGACCACGCATTCAGGCGCTCGTGGACGCAGGAGTCGATCTGCTTGCGCTTGAGACTATCCCGTGCCAAGAGGAGGCCGAGATGCTTTGCGAGCTGCTCCGAGAATACCCCCACATGAAAGCTTGGTTGGCCTTCAGTTGCAAG GATAACCAAAGCATAGCTCATGgcgaaagtttccaaaaagtgGCAAAGAAATGTTGGGAAACGAACCCTGATCAGCTGGTGGCCGTGGGAGTGAACTGCTGCGCGCCGTCCTACGTGAAAAATCTCCTGAAAGGTTTCAACGACGACCGACCACACGCGCCGATTCCACTTATCGTTTACCCCAATTCAGGCGAAAAATACAACCCCGAAATCGG CTGGATCGACCGCGACAAATGCGAAGCCGTGGAAGTGTTCATCCAAGACTGGCTGGACCTCGGCGCGCGATACGTCGGCGGCTGCTGCCGCACGTACGCGGCAGACGTCACCCGCATCCGCAACCAGGTCGGCAAGTGGCGCGAGCGATACCGCTTCCAGAACTTTCAGCCGGAGACCGCCAGCGAACACGTCTCCTAA